A window from Bubalus kerabau isolate K-KA32 ecotype Philippines breed swamp buffalo chromosome 5, PCC_UOA_SB_1v2, whole genome shotgun sequence encodes these proteins:
- the LOC129653652 gene encoding pregnancy-associated glycoprotein 1-like, with translation MKWLVLLGLVAFSECIVKIPLRRVKTMRNTVSGKNMLNNFKENAYRLSQISFRGSNLTSHPLRNIRDFFYVGNITIGTPPQEFQVIFDTGSSELWVPSIFCNSSTCSKHDRFRHLESSTFRLSRRTFSITYGSGRIEGLVVHDTVRIGDLVSTDQQFGLCLEESGFEGMRFDGVLGLSYTNISFSGAIPIFYKLKNEGAISEPVFAFYLSKDVREGSVVMFGGADHRYYKGELNWIPLMKAGDWSVHMDRISMKRKVIACSGGCKALVDTGSSDIVGPSTLVNNIWKLIGATPQGSEHYVSCSAVNSLPSIIFTIKSNNYRVPGQAYILKDSRGRCFTAFKGHQQSSSTEMWILGDVFLRLYFSVFDRGNDRIGLAQAV, from the exons ATGAAGTGGCTTGTGCTGCTCGGGCTGGTGGCCTTTTCAGAGTGCATAGTCAA AATACCTCTAAGGAGAGTGAAGACCATGAGAAATACCGTCAGTGGAAAAAACATGCTGAACAATTTCAAGGAGAATGCTTACAGACTGTCCCAGATTTCTTTTCGTGGCTCAAATCTAACTAGTCACCCACTGAGAAACATCAGGGAT TTTTTCTACGTGGGTAACATCACCATTGGGACACCCCCTCAGGAATTCCAGGTTATCTTTGACACAGGCTCATCTGAGTTGTGGGTGCCCTCCATCTTTTGCAACAGCTCAACCTGTT CTAAACATGATAGGTTCAGACATCTTGAGTCTTCCACCTTCCGGCTTAGCAGGAGGACCTTCAGCATCACCTATGGATCTGGGAGAATTGAAGGACTTGTTGTTCATGACACAGTTCGG ATTGGGGACCTTGTAAGTACTGACCAGCAGTTCGGTCTATGCCTAGAAGAATCTGGGTTTGAGGGCATGAGATTTGATGGCGTCTTGGGCTTGAGCTACACCAACATATCCTTCTCTGGAGCCATCCCCATCTTTTACAAGCTGAAGAATGAAGGTgccatttctgagcctgtttttgcCTTCTACTTGAGCAA AGATGTGCGGGAGGGCAGTGTGGTGATGTTTGGTGGGGCAGACCACCGCTACTACAAGGGAGAGCTCAACTGGATACCATTGATGAAAGCAGGTGACTGGAGTGTACACATGGACCG CATCTCCATGAAAAGAAAGGTTATTGCTTGTTCTGGCGGCTGCAAGGCCCTTGTGGACACGGGGTCATCAGATATCGTAGGCCCAAGTACACTGGTCAataacatctggaagctcatcgGTGCCACGCCACAGGGTTCTGAG CACTACGTTTCATGTTCTGCGGTCAATAGCCTACCCTCTATTATCTTTACCATCAAAAGCAACAACTACCGAGTGCCAGGTCAAGCCTACATCCTCAAG GATTCTAGAGGCCGCTGCTTTACTGCCTTTAAAGGGCATCAACAGAGTTCATCTACAGAGATGTGGATCCTAGGTGACGTCTTCCTGAGGCTGTATTTCTCAGTCTTTGATCGAGGAAATGACAGAATTGGCCTGGCACAGGCAGTGTAA